AACAAAAAAATAGATACTTTGCTGATCAATGGTTGTGAGTGTGAACCTTACCTAACCTGCGATGATAAAGTAATGTGCGAGCAAAGCACACAGATTATTGGAGGGATACGTCATCTGCTTACCATCACGGGTGCACCATTGGCTATTATTGGTATCGAAGATAATAAACCAGAGGCAATGCAAACCTTAATCGATGCTGCCAGTGAAGATGATAATATTCAGGTCAAAGCACTACCCACCCATTACCCAATGGGATCGGCTAAACAATTCATTCAAGCCCTATGTAAAGTCGAAGTACCCAAAGGTAAACGTTCCACCGATGTCGGAGTGGTGGTACAGAATGTAGCAACCTGCGCAGCTATCTACAATGCGGTGCGCTACGGCCGTCCACAAACTCATCGTGTTGTCACTATTAGTGGTGGAGCCCTTGAGCATCCAATGAATATTGAAGCGCCGATAGGTACCTTAATTTCAGAGTTGGTCGCCTACTGTGGTGGTTTAAAAGAGAGTGCCAGTCGTATCGTCATTGGCGGACCAATGATGGGGCACACTATCACCAATATGCATACCCCTATTATTAAAGGGACAAGTGGCGTGTTATTTCTCCAAGAGAGTGAACTCCCACAGTACAACACCAGTCCCTGTGTCAGTTGTGGGCGATGCGTTTCTGCCTGTCCGATGGGACTATTACCGAATGCGATGGCCGAATTAATTGAACATGATGATTTAGAAGCGGCAGTAAAACAGGGATTAAATAGCTGTTTATTATGTGGTTCATGCGCTTTTATCTGCCCGGCATCACTGCCACTTACGCAATACTTTTCCTATGCCAATGCTCAACTCTTACGACAAAAAAAGATGCAACAAAAA
This window of the Psychromonas sp. MME1 genome carries:
- the rsxC gene encoding electron transport complex subunit RsxC, with amino-acid sequence MIFSKSLIRGGVHPNGNKQLSNNSEIIAIAPPKYLYINLKQHTGAPAKAIVKVGDKVVSGQLIAKGQGSSANIHAPQSGTVIQIAMHRAAIAGGGEEQMIHLQCDPENQTDSIKLEHDGKTAEELIQIIDDAGIVGMGGAVFPTATKLRSSINKKIDTLLINGCECEPYLTCDDKVMCEQSTQIIGGIRHLLTITGAPLAIIGIEDNKPEAMQTLIDAASEDDNIQVKALPTHYPMGSAKQFIQALCKVEVPKGKRSTDVGVVVQNVATCAAIYNAVRYGRPQTHRVVTISGGALEHPMNIEAPIGTLISELVAYCGGLKESASRIVIGGPMMGHTITNMHTPIIKGTSGVLFLQESELPQYNTSPCVSCGRCVSACPMGLLPNAMAELIEHDDLEAAVKQGLNSCLLCGSCAFICPASLPLTQYFSYANAQLLRQKKMQQKAQLARRLNQQRTLRLEKEALQKAAEKEAKKAARGAARRTRQPTISIKEES